A single genomic interval of Bradyrhizobium japonicum USDA 6 harbors:
- a CDS encoding MFS transporter yields the protein MLDNPRHDAPIDESSLRYEGWRIVAVCCLLATFGWGLGFYGQSVYVAELQRARGWPASLISSGTTFFYLFGALLVVFVGEAVRKYGPRLCLIAGTLAMAAAAVAIGAVREPWQLYLADAVLAFGWAGTSLAMITNTISLWFDQKRGMAISLALNGASFGGIVGVPLLVTLIGHIGFASAMYAAAGAMLVLLLPVILLLVGRPPDLHGWHATAKAKPQSSAEIRAWALRDVGFLTVTIAFALVLFAQVGFIVHMISFLDPVIGRERAAVAVAVLTAMAVIGRVLFSMVIDRLNQRLASALSFLSQAAALCVVINLHNDYVLIAACAVFGFSVGNLITLPSLIVQQEFDSASFGVLISLNTAINQVTYAFGPGVVGFLRDWSGGYALPFYLCIALEVAAAALIMVRGRPRAKAA from the coding sequence ATGCTCGACAATCCTCGGCACGACGCGCCCATCGACGAATCCTCCCTCCGCTACGAAGGCTGGCGCATCGTCGCGGTCTGCTGCCTGCTCGCGACCTTCGGCTGGGGGCTCGGCTTCTACGGCCAGAGCGTCTATGTCGCCGAGCTCCAGCGCGCGCGGGGCTGGCCGGCCTCGCTGATCTCCTCGGGCACGACGTTCTTCTATCTGTTCGGTGCGCTGCTCGTCGTCTTCGTCGGCGAGGCCGTCAGAAAATATGGCCCGCGGCTCTGCCTGATCGCCGGCACGCTGGCGATGGCGGCGGCCGCGGTCGCGATCGGCGCGGTGCGCGAGCCCTGGCAGCTCTATCTCGCCGACGCTGTGCTCGCCTTCGGCTGGGCCGGCACCAGTCTCGCCATGATCACCAACACGATCAGCCTGTGGTTCGACCAGAAGCGCGGCATGGCGATCAGCCTGGCGCTCAACGGTGCCAGTTTCGGCGGCATCGTCGGCGTGCCGCTGCTGGTGACCCTGATCGGCCACATCGGCTTCGCCAGCGCGATGTACGCGGCCGCCGGCGCGATGCTGGTGTTGCTGCTGCCGGTGATCCTCCTTCTCGTCGGCCGGCCGCCCGATCTTCACGGCTGGCACGCGACGGCGAAGGCGAAGCCGCAATCGTCGGCGGAAATCCGCGCATGGGCGTTGCGCGACGTCGGGTTCCTCACGGTGACGATTGCGTTCGCGCTGGTGCTGTTCGCGCAGGTCGGCTTCATCGTGCACATGATCTCGTTCCTCGATCCCGTGATCGGCCGCGAGCGCGCGGCGGTGGCGGTCGCGGTGCTGACCGCGATGGCCGTGATCGGCCGCGTGCTGTTCTCGATGGTGATCGATCGCCTCAACCAGCGGCTTGCCTCGGCGCTGTCGTTCCTCAGCCAGGCGGCAGCGCTTTGCGTCGTCATCAATTTGCACAACGACTATGTGCTGATCGCGGCCTGCGCGGTGTTCGGCTTCTCGGTCGGCAATCTCATCACGCTGCCGTCGCTGATCGTGCAGCAGGAATTCGACTCCGCCTCGTTCGGCGTGCTGATCAGCCTCAATACCGCGATCAACCAGGTGACCTACGCGTTCGGCCCCGGCGTCGTCGGCTTCCTCCGCGATTGGTCCGGTGGGTACGCGCTGCCGTTCTATCTGTGTATTGCGCTGGAGGTGGCGGCTGCGGCGCTGATCATGGTGCGGGGGAGGCCGCGAGCGAAAGCGGCGTAA
- a CDS encoding prolyl oligopeptidase family serine peptidase, translating into MSVDDRPTLSAPDDDPWLWLEEIEGKQALDFVARQNQLTLAAFGGAAFERDRDVLAAIYDRPDNIPYVSRRGSDLHNLWKDAANPRGLWRRTTLAEFRKPHPAWEIMLDIDQLATSEGEDWLLSGIATMPGRSRAILSLSRGGSDAVTLREFDLDTKSFVADGFTLPEAKGGVDWIDADTLLLSSAHGEGMATASGYSRTVRVWRRGQPVDQAQAILETTADHMAMSGMADDTGPAPRVWIVDQIDFFNHAIWLRDAAGATTKLDLPTGIWMQAHGDWFAMKLRKDWQVEARTYATDTVLGISLSAFLAGHRDFAVLFEPAPRRALQGLFWADGKLVLSILDELRPRFEICTPSATGWSRETLPGLPEIGVVDIWPLDRHPSESNGDLLANVQDPLTPPSLLLLERGVASPTVLKQAPKTFTADGLVVTQHEAISIDGERIPYVQTGPTGETGDAPVYMSAYGGFAHAVKPYYNPSLGKLWLERGGTIVQANLRGGGEFGTRWHDAGRLAGKKLSHDDFAAVAADLVRRGVTKPKRIAAQGGSNGGILITNMLVRYPERFGALFCTIPLIDMRRYTKLLAGASWIAEYGDPDKPEEWAWLQTYSAYHNVKAGQSYPPILIATTRRDDRVHPGHARKMAAKLQAMGYEAWFYEPEAGGHGYGKDNKERAGFEVIGFRFLKDRIGWRDGEA; encoded by the coding sequence ATGTCCGTCGACGACCGGCCCACGCTCAGCGCTCCCGACGACGATCCCTGGCTCTGGCTGGAGGAGATCGAAGGCAAGCAGGCGCTCGATTTCGTCGCGCGGCAGAATCAACTGACGCTCGCCGCGTTCGGGGGCGCGGCCTTCGAGCGCGACCGCGATGTCCTCGCGGCGATCTACGATCGTCCCGACAACATCCCCTATGTCAGCCGGCGCGGCAGCGACCTGCACAATCTCTGGAAGGATGCCGCCAACCCGCGCGGCCTGTGGCGGCGAACCACGCTGGCGGAATTTCGCAAACCGCATCCGGCGTGGGAGATCATGCTGGACATCGACCAGCTCGCGACGAGCGAAGGCGAGGACTGGCTGCTGAGCGGGATCGCCACGATGCCGGGACGCTCGCGGGCGATTCTGAGCCTGTCGCGCGGCGGCAGCGACGCCGTCACCTTGCGGGAATTCGACCTCGACACGAAAAGCTTCGTCGCGGACGGGTTTACGCTGCCGGAGGCCAAGGGCGGCGTGGACTGGATCGATGCCGATACGCTGCTGCTGTCGAGCGCCCATGGCGAGGGCATGGCGACTGCTTCCGGATACTCGCGGACCGTTCGCGTGTGGCGGCGCGGCCAGCCTGTCGATCAGGCGCAAGCGATCCTCGAGACCACGGCCGATCACATGGCGATGTCAGGCATGGCCGACGACACGGGGCCGGCGCCGCGGGTGTGGATCGTCGACCAGATCGACTTCTTCAATCATGCGATCTGGCTGCGCGATGCGGCCGGCGCGACGACGAAGCTCGATCTGCCGACCGGCATCTGGATGCAGGCCCATGGCGACTGGTTCGCGATGAAGCTGCGCAAGGACTGGCAGGTCGAGGCGCGGACCTATGCCACCGACACCGTGCTCGGCATCTCGCTCTCCGCGTTCCTCGCCGGCCACCGCGATTTCGCGGTCCTGTTCGAGCCGGCGCCGCGACGCGCGTTGCAAGGCCTGTTCTGGGCGGACGGCAAGCTGGTGCTGTCGATCCTCGACGAACTCAGGCCGCGCTTCGAGATCTGCACGCCATCAGCCACGGGCTGGAGCCGCGAGACGCTTCCCGGCCTCCCCGAGATCGGCGTCGTCGACATCTGGCCGCTCGATCGCCATCCGTCCGAGAGCAATGGCGACCTGCTCGCCAATGTGCAGGATCCGCTCACGCCGCCGTCGCTGCTGTTGCTGGAGCGCGGCGTCGCAAGCCCGACCGTGCTGAAGCAGGCGCCGAAGACGTTCACCGCCGACGGCCTCGTGGTCACACAGCACGAGGCGATCTCGATCGACGGCGAGCGCATTCCCTATGTGCAGACCGGTCCCACCGGCGAGACCGGCGATGCGCCGGTCTATATGAGCGCCTATGGCGGCTTCGCCCATGCGGTGAAGCCGTACTACAACCCCTCGCTCGGCAAGCTGTGGCTCGAACGCGGCGGCACCATCGTGCAGGCGAATTTGCGCGGCGGCGGCGAGTTCGGCACCCGCTGGCACGACGCCGGGCGCCTCGCCGGCAAGAAACTCTCGCACGACGATTTCGCGGCCGTTGCCGCCGATCTCGTGCGACGCGGCGTGACGAAGCCAAAGCGGATCGCGGCGCAAGGCGGGTCGAACGGCGGCATCCTCATCACCAACATGCTGGTGCGCTACCCCGAGCGCTTCGGCGCGCTGTTCTGCACCATCCCGCTAATCGACATGCGCCGCTACACAAAACTGCTCGCGGGCGCGAGCTGGATCGCGGAATATGGCGACCCAGATAAGCCCGAAGAGTGGGCGTGGCTGCAGACCTACTCGGCCTATCACAACGTGAAGGCCGGCCAGTCCTATCCGCCGATCCTGATCGCCACCACGCGCCGCGACGACCGCGTTCATCCCGGCCACGCGCGCAAGATGGCCGCAAAGCTGCAGGCGATGGGCTACGAGGCCTGGTTCTACGAGCCGGAAGCGGGCGGCCACGGCTACGGCAAGGACAACAAGGAGCGCGCGGGGTTCGAGGTGATCGGCTTCCGGTTCTTGAAGGACAGGATCGGGTGGCGGGACGGGGAGGCGTAG
- a CDS encoding carboxymuconolactone decarboxylase family protein: MRLKLLSPGEMNESQRQTYDESIAGKRGKPPAPMMAWLNSPDMARHATRLGEVLRYDTIFPAKLSEIAILVTARHWTAHYEWYAHKRLALQGGMDPEIIDAIRDRRTPVFDDPKGQMIYDVAKSLHEGHGVEKGLYDAAVKVLSERGVVEVIGLCGYYTMVSMTLNTFEFELPEGEVPELS, from the coding sequence ATGCGCCTGAAACTCCTTTCGCCTGGCGAAATGAACGAGAGCCAGCGGCAGACCTATGACGAGTCGATTGCCGGCAAGCGCGGCAAGCCGCCGGCGCCGATGATGGCCTGGCTCAACAGCCCCGACATGGCCCGTCACGCCACGCGGCTTGGCGAAGTGCTGCGCTACGACACAATATTCCCCGCCAAGCTTTCGGAGATCGCGATCCTGGTGACGGCGCGGCACTGGACTGCGCATTACGAATGGTATGCGCATAAGCGCCTGGCGCTCCAGGGCGGCATGGATCCGGAGATCATCGACGCGATCCGCGACCGCCGCACGCCTGTCTTCGACGATCCCAAGGGCCAGATGATCTACGACGTCGCGAAGTCGCTGCATGAAGGCCATGGCGTCGAGAAGGGCCTCTATGATGCGGCGGTGAAGGTCCTCAGCGAGCGCGGCGTGGTCGAGGTGATCGGGCTGTGCGGCTATTACACAATGGTATCCATGACGCTGAACACGTTCGAGTTCGAGCTGCCGGAGGGCGAGGTGCCGGAGCTCTCATAG
- a CDS encoding MFS transporter, with product MLDVTSAHEIAADARVRANVVRLAAAQALTGANSAVIFATGSIVGATLAPDMSFATVPISMYVLGLAAGTLPTGAISRRFGRRAAFIVGTGLGTLTGLCGSFAILHASFALFCVATFLGGLYGAVAQSYRFAAADGASAAYRPKAVSWVMAGGVFAGVLGPQLVQWTMDVWSPYLFAFSFLVQAAVALVAMGIVAGVDMPKPAPADLHGGRPLLDIVTQPRFIAAALCGVISYPMMNLVMTSAPLAMKMCGLSVSDSNFGIQWHIVAMYGPSFFTGALISRFGAPVIVAAGLLLEAVAAGIGLSGLTAMHFWATLIVLGVGWNFSFIGASALVLETHRPQERNKVQAFNDFLVFGMMAIGSFSSGQLLANYGWSAVNMVVFPPVVLGLAVLSLASWARRRKARLDAAMGEFPDAI from the coding sequence ATGCTAGACGTGACTTCAGCCCACGAAATCGCCGCCGACGCCCGCGTGCGTGCCAATGTGGTGCGCCTTGCCGCGGCGCAGGCGCTGACCGGCGCCAACTCGGCGGTGATCTTCGCCACCGGCTCGATCGTCGGCGCGACGCTCGCGCCCGACATGTCGTTCGCGACCGTGCCGATCTCGATGTACGTGCTGGGGCTCGCCGCCGGCACGCTGCCGACCGGTGCGATCTCGCGCCGCTTCGGCCGCCGCGCAGCCTTCATCGTCGGCACGGGTCTGGGCACGCTCACCGGCCTGTGCGGCTCGTTCGCGATCCTGCATGCATCGTTCGCGCTGTTCTGCGTCGCGACCTTCCTTGGCGGCCTCTACGGCGCGGTGGCGCAATCCTATCGCTTCGCCGCCGCCGACGGCGCCAGCGCGGCCTACCGACCCAAGGCGGTGTCCTGGGTGATGGCGGGCGGCGTGTTCGCCGGCGTGCTCGGTCCGCAGCTCGTGCAATGGACCATGGACGTCTGGTCGCCCTATCTGTTCGCCTTCAGCTTCCTGGTGCAGGCTGCCGTCGCGCTGGTCGCGATGGGCATCGTCGCCGGCGTCGATATGCCCAAGCCCGCACCGGCAGATCTGCACGGCGGCCGGCCGCTGCTCGACATCGTGACCCAGCCGCGCTTCATCGCGGCCGCGCTGTGCGGCGTCATCTCCTATCCCATGATGAACCTGGTGATGACCTCGGCGCCGCTGGCCATGAAGATGTGCGGCCTCAGTGTCAGCGATTCCAATTTCGGCATTCAATGGCACATCGTCGCCATGTACGGCCCGAGCTTCTTCACGGGCGCACTGATCTCCCGCTTCGGCGCGCCTGTCATCGTGGCTGCCGGCCTGCTGCTGGAGGCCGTGGCGGCCGGCATCGGTCTCTCCGGCCTCACCGCGATGCATTTCTGGGCCACGCTGATCGTGCTCGGCGTCGGCTGGAATTTCTCCTTCATCGGCGCCTCCGCGCTGGTGCTCGAGACGCACCGTCCGCAGGAACGCAACAAGGTGCAGGCCTTCAACGATTTCCTGGTGTTCGGCATGATGGCGATCGGCTCGTTCTCCTCCGGTCAGCTGCTGGCGAATTACGGCTGGTCCGCGGTGAACATGGTGGTATTCCCGCCGGTGGTGCTCGGCCTCGCCGTGCTCTCGCTGGCGTCCTGGGCCCGCCGCCGCAAGGCGCGGCTGGATGCGGCGATGGGCGAGTTCCCGGATGCGATCTGA
- a CDS encoding VOC family protein: MSQSPAVAAGTRIGHVHLKVADLDRALGFYCGVLGFELMQRMGSGAAFISAGGYHHHIGLNTWESKGGSPPPPGTTGLFHTAILYPTRPALADALHRVLTAGIALDGASDHGVSEALYLRDPDQNGVELYWDKPKEQWPLGPDGKLAMFTKRLDVEALLKQREA; the protein is encoded by the coding sequence ATGTCGCAAAGCCCAGCCGTCGCCGCCGGCACAAGGATCGGCCACGTTCATCTCAAGGTCGCCGATCTCGATCGTGCGCTCGGCTTCTATTGCGGCGTGCTCGGTTTCGAGCTGATGCAGCGCATGGGCTCGGGCGCGGCGTTCATCTCGGCCGGCGGCTATCATCACCATATCGGGCTCAACACCTGGGAGAGCAAGGGCGGCTCGCCGCCGCCGCCGGGCACGACAGGCCTCTTCCACACCGCGATCCTCTATCCGACGCGGCCCGCGCTGGCGGATGCGCTGCACCGCGTGCTCACGGCCGGCATTGCGCTCGACGGCGCCAGCGATCACGGCGTCAGCGAGGCGTTGTATCTGCGCGATCCGGATCAGAACGGCGTGGAGCTGTACTGGGACAAGCCGAAAGAGCAGTGGCCGCTCGGGCCGGATGGCAAGCTTGCGATGTTCACGAAGCGGCTGGATGTCGAGGCGTTGCTGAAGCAGCGCGAGGCGTAA